Genomic window (Culex pipiens pallens isolate TS chromosome 3, TS_CPP_V2, whole genome shotgun sequence):
TTCGGAATCAAAATCATGAATGAAGTGGGCGCGAAACCTTACAACAGTCGGCTTCTTACAAAACATCTGTCAATCGTcggaatcaaaacaaacgtgaCGCAAACGTCAAACCCGACAAGAAATCCATCGCGTAACTTTTATTTCTCGCATTTCCACGCAAATTTTACtcaaattacagaaaattatgAGTTTTCTCGCGTCCAGAGTGTTGTTCCGGTCGGGGAGCGTTCTGCTGAGCCGGCAAGCTTCAAGCAAAGGTGCAGCGGGAGCAGTGGCGGGAAAGTCGAAAGAAAAATGGGACCTCCTTGCCGGTGTGCTCGTGGAACGGCTTCCCGTGGTCACGAAAACGATGGAACCGATCGAGGCGAAGTTTAAGGTAAAAACATCATTAAACatcccgaggaagaccaccagaaatcccgatgcgagacgcgttatctcaactagaccttgatgttctctatccgatctatcagttcctcttagattccaaaataaccatttagtttttcttcagtaAGTTTTcctccagttagttttccttcagttagtataactcgccttcacacaaagccgtcgtttctggtatgcaccggaagcaaagcaagatcgccccagcagctggacaccgagttgcggcggaggacaaaagcaaaggccagcagagccaaccaagacccagAAATTGggctaaagccctatgtaaatttttatgtacaacggtagaaaacacgatttaaaaccacgtctgatcacttttttctattttaacgcaaaaaaaatattggcaaggcaacattttttcgatagatcaactatggttcccttggaaagagctgtcaagtaggaccttttctgtcaagaaggatcgctaggttaatttttcaaaattgatttaaaaatccattctaaactctttgtggtcgatcaagaaaaataagctttatcgctgtaaacaataatatcagcaatctaagctttattttaggacccaatttagaaaaatatatttttttaaacattcaaaagatccaaaaaaaatcaaatatcgaaaaaaaactaagaattgaaaattgagaaatttataaatattaaaattttgaaattcaaaaatcctaaaaactaaaaaaatgtgaaaatcaaagatttaaaaaaaaataattcagatattttttaattggtggcagttttaatatttaagaatttcagaaattttacaattttcaaattaaaaaaaaaacataaaatataaatttaggaaaatatatattttttaaacatccaatttaaaaaatccaaaatccaaatgaaatccaaaaaagtaatactagagtttttttctgtaggtcctataaacatatgatagacaatagtttataggaccttttaaaaaaataaactattaaaaaatctgaaaataaaaaaatagataaaatcaaattcagaatttaaaaaaaatcagaattccaAGGATCCGaagaaaatctggagtttttttttttcaaaaaaggtccaacaaaccaaatttcaagtttttgcattttgggtgtttttgaaaccgcattgagtcaggggtattaaaaaaaacccaaaaagcaaaaaccaaggcaaaaactgaaaatttggtttattggacctattcaaaatttcactccgaataATAGAATcacgatattttttaattgggtCTCTAAACCTAAATTATGACTCAAAAGTTGCTCCAAAATTACTTGATGGTGGCAAAAATAacgacatttttttaatttaagaatttaagaatttaagaatttaagaattttttgaatttaagaatttaagaatttaagaatttaagaatttaagaattcaagaatttaagaatttaagtttaagaatttaagaatttgagaatttaagaatttaagaatttaagaatttaagaatttaagaatttaagaatttaagaatttaagaatttaagaatttaagaatttaagaatttaagaatttaagaatttaagaatttaagaatttaagaatttaagaatttaagaatttaagaatttaagaatttaagaatttaagaatttaagaattgaggaatttaagaatttagaattaagaatttaagaatttaagaatttaagaatttaaggatttaagaatttaagaatttagaaattttagaacttaagattttatttaagattttaagaatttaagatttaaagattttttttattaatttttaacaaatttaaacaaaattaaaaaaaatacagggtGTGTACAATGTGTCAATAACATCTTCATATATTGGTAATCTCCGTCCACGGATTTGTGGAAATGATATTTTaagagaaaaataaattaatcagccatgaagaaaaattgaaatttagtttcgcaattaagaaaattttaacatattattctttaaaaaacttaTTAATGTTGgaagaaatattattttattattacttattttattaatattactcaataaaatttaaaaacaaaaactttaaaattcttccaaactgtaaaaaaaaatgtaaactagGGCAAATTGGGACAGCGAAATATTGTTTTTGGCTTGACGTTTACAGAGCTACAAAATTATGTCTTCCATTCCTAGTTTAAATtcctatataaaaaaaactgctctcTGCATTTCAACAGTTGTCCCTATTCACCCAGTTGACGGCTTTTAGAATCTGAAACCTAAACCTACTTACCTTCCTCCCGTTTTTTCAGTCCATCCTGGACCAGATCGAGTTCGAAAACAGCCTCAAATCGAACCACGAGCTGCGCAAGGAAACGGAAAAGCGCCAAGCCGAGCTGCTCAAGGCGGGCAAAATCGACCTGGACTCGGAAGCGCTCAAGCAAACCGCCCAAGATCTGGAGGACGCGTACAACGACGAGCTGAGCAAGTTCAAGCCGGCGCCCCGCCTGACCGAAGCGGACCGGAAGGGCGATCTGTGCTCGCTGGAGCGAAAGTTGGAGGAAACGTTGGTGCTGCTGGCGGAACAGAAGCTTGGGGGAAAGAGTTACTATTTGCTTCCGCAGGGGCAGCTCGGTGCGGGGGAGACTTCGTTGCGGCAAACCGCGGAACGGGTGCTTCGCGAGACGGTTGGAGATTCGCTGCAGGTCACGTTCTACGGGAACGCTCCGGTTGGGTTTTACAAGTACAAGTACCCGGCGACGGCCAAGCGGGATGCCGTTGGGGCGAAGGTGTTTTTCTTCCGGTGCGTGCTCAAGGAAGGCAGTCCGAATGTGGGTGAAGGGAGTGTGAAAGTTCAGTGGCTTGACCAGGGAGAGCTGGCGAAGACGCTGCAGGAACCGTACTATCGAAGCGTTTCGCAGTTTTTGTTGTAGAGCTTGTTCTTTCGCTTAGttgaaaataaaccaaaaccatTTAAACTAACTTACACGCGAAGACGCCGATTTATTccgaaattttcatgatttttattttaggcCAGAACCGCTCGGCCTCCGTCGACGTCGATTCCGTTCGGGGTGTTGCGCCGTTTAACGACGTAGATTCTCTTGTTGGACATACAGATCGTGTAGCTGTGCTCTTCGTACGCGATTGAAATCTTCTGGCAAGAGCGCTTCTTGAACACTTCCGGGTCGACgctgaaataaaaagaaaattataatttcctCATCAATTTCAAAACCTTCCAAATCTCACCTCTCCGTCAGCGACAGCAACCCGCTGATAATGTTCGCACTACGCTCATCGTTCTCCAACTCCCCTCCAGAAGCCAACACGGCCCCATCCTCCGACATGACCAGATAACCGATCTGGTCCGGAACGGGTCTTCCATCCAGATCCAGCATGATTTCAACCCGCTGAAATCGTTCACTCTCACCTGCGACCACGCAAACCGGAACCGCAACCGACGTAACTTCACCGAACGCGACGCTTCGATTGCTAGTCGACGTGGAACCagcggaggaggaggacgaggcACTTTGCAGGCTGAGCTGACCGATCCGGTTAAATTGTCAAATGAAAAAGTGCGTAAAAAGGCGAACCGCAAGCAGGAGCCAGTATTTTAGTGAACTCATCAAACGAATCGCGACCGGTGCTGCTGCTTGGGGAAGCCACTACGAAGATGTGGATGTGGAGGCGACGTGCCGGAAGTGTCTAGACAGAATCGATCCGCAACAGAGATTGGAAAATGATATCACTTTTTCTGGgctgatttgatttgttttggttttgataaTCAAAGGGCAGGGATTACAGAACCGCAACGGCATCGAGATTGAGCGTGGAGCACTACAACAGTTTGACAGCTTGATAGAGATGCAAGCCGGTATGATGCACTTAAACCCCGGGGGTTTGACACTAATCGAGAAATAAGGCAGGgggaaattttatttcatgcaTGTTTTTGCTCAGCTCACAATGTGTTTCACAGAAAAAACgttaacttaatccacctttaggtggttggtgccttcctcacgatattctatttttttttctaatcacaaaattaaattgttttaagtgttGATGTTCTCTTAAAATAACTGTAAATAGGGGCCAACTAAAATGATAGTTGAATAAAATAGGGCTGATGTTAAGGCAAGATGGtggcaaaactcgtgcggcattcgcgcgagtttcttcaaaaaacaaacTCTGACAGCTTTGAGTGCGGCACTTAGTGCGGAACTAGCCCTCAAATGAACGTATAAACAGAAAGGATTGTAGCAAAAACTCGATGGAagtgattttgtttaaaatgatatctTTCTCCTGAAAACAAAtaagggagcgttattttattaggtaacgcaaaattttggatttgggactccagaaatctggagcaacatttgaaaggggcggtacgacattgctcttacggcctttcattacacgcgtttaaatggaacgaaaggccgtaagtgcaatgtcgtaccgcccctttcaaatgttgctctggaaatgttgttgttgttgttgttgattttattatggGAACTTTAAcgggtcattcgctcccgaactcCAGTAATGTTCTTTTTTAACTCAGTGTAAAAAATGCGATCCACAAAGTGCCTGACGGAACGGGTGGAAATGGAACAGATTTGAAATATGATCCAAACTGTTTTGCTGTCATTGGTTGTCATCAGGGAGTGTCACCTATGTAAACAACTACAGAAAAACTGCCGTCGATCGGCCGCGACTGAAAAGTTTGGCTACAACGTGCGGTTCAGCAACTGGCACAACTACCAGATTCCCATCTAGAACGTGACAGACCAGTTAGTGTAGATCCGCTTTGTTCGAACATGGCGATCTGTGGCAGTAAGAAGCACGTTGCATCAACATCTACCGTCGCCGGAACATCTGACTGGCCAGGTAGGCAAACCTCGAATCAGACTCTAATAAGGTTTTCGCTCATTCCGTGTGCATATTTCTGGACGGCTTTCAGGTCGAGGGCAACTGCATGCAGTACCACCACCAATCGCCGAGCCATGAACCGACAAGGAGGCGCAAATAACATCCGTAGCCAGTCAGCCAGACTGGATTGGCTGAAGACGCTGGAGAAGCTGGCCTGCGAGGAACCGAGGGAGGTTGGGTCGAAGATGGGCCAGTTGGTGCACTTCTGTACGAGAAAGATTACATCGTCGATGCTGAGGAAATCGGAAGGAGGACATTCAGAAGATGTTGTCCAAGCTTGTCGAGTAAAAGGAGGAACAGGATTGTTGTGCTTCTCGTAGAGGAACGAATCAATTACGCAGTAGACAGCTGAATAAAGAAACCATTTCTGTTGAGCAgcttttatttgtattattaaaGAAAGTGAATCCTGTGTCTGAAATAAAAtatactgagaaaaaaaaactaaagtaagTCGGGGAAGGCTGCACCTTGTTTTAAATTCACTCTCAATTCTTATCGGCTTATCGGCTCATtacatttgatagggttatcattTCTCCGATGTTTTAGGTGCATTtggaaggtcttttaattatccAACTAATGACGGGTCGTTTGCTAAATCAGGACATCACTTtaatcgaaatatctgagattcggcctctaaatagtgtataaataacacttatttgcttataacttttgctagggttatcagatcttcaatgttttgggctcattagaaaggtctttcaattatccaactaacgatgggtcgcattatGGACCCGGCCAAcaatttcatcgaaatatttgagatccggcctctaaaatatgtacaaatgacacttaagtgctcataacttttgatagggttatcagatcttcaatcttttggggttgttggaaaggtcttttgattacctatccaacgacgggtcgcatgatagatccggacaactttttcatcaaaatatttgagatccggcctctgaaatgtgtacaaatgacacttaagtgctcataacttttgatagggttatcagatcttcaatcttttgggcttgttggaaaggtcttttgattacctatccaacgacgggtcgcatgatagatccggacaactttttcatcaaaatatttgagatccggcctctgatatgtgtacaaatgacacttaagtgctcataacttttgatagggttatcagatcttcaatgttttgggctcattagaaaggtctttcacctttctaaaaatgtatgatcagacgggttttcttacaaaaaccaccctttttacaatctttcaaactttagccagaatcgtttttttagcataacttttgaagtactttactaaacgttttgatattaactagggtcttatgggaccccaagacaaatcgaatgagaccaaaacggtccaaatcggttcagccagtccggagataatcgagtgcatatttttcggtgcacggactcacatccagacacacgcacagacatttgttcagaatttgattctgagtcgataggtatacgtgaaggtgggtctacgaggtcgaataaagaagttcatttttcgagtgattttaaagcctttcctcagtaaggtgaggaaggcaaaaagtttaaaaattcttgAACTCTGATACTTGGACCGGCGTTTTCAAGACATTTTGCGGGATATATCGAAGTATTTCGTCGTGAATCCcagcaaatttattgaaatattaaaggttctattttcagaaaagtcgTAGAAAATCTATGGATTTATGTACATGTCAATACAATTTCTTATGAAAATGCCTTTAGAGGCTTTAAATTACTTGTTTAACCTCCAAATAAATGGTTCCGaatcaaatttaccagatttccaactttcaagctgtcaaaagcttgaaaccacGTGCTCGGAAATTGTCGAACATTGGTGTTGAaacgtttgacagtttgacaactggttttgacTTGAGTTTTGACGGTTGAATGCttttaattcgaatacgttcgaaTTAGCGAGCATTCGAAGTAGCGGTGTCATTAGAAGTAGCGAAATTAGAATTAACGAATCCGATCtgtaattgtaaaatttatcattaaaaaacaGCAACAAATTGCCTGGTGGCATTGGCTGTGTCTATCATTCAAAATAGAATGAAATCCATAAATTTTGGAGGAATTCACTTTTTATTTAACGAAATTGGGCATAtatctgcttatattgaaccaaagcTAATGCTTTTTTTAGGGAACTTATTGTTCTCTGCctgcaatgtgattgattcgaaaatgtttaaatgaaatactcttAGTTTAGCATTTATAAATGTTGCTACCATTGGAACTACCATGACAAATTGAacgcaaaagaaaaaatattcggTCGTCTTGTTTCTTCAAGCTATGATCGgcattatttcaaagaaagctacaAAAACTTGTTAATTTGGCTCAGAAACTTTCTATAGAAGAttaaatattgaccaaatatgtAATCTGGAGACTTTCAATTCATATTCTTAAGAATTTTTATGGGTTTGTACATAAATTCATCAATATCCTGAactgttctgaaaaaaaatcctatataaaatcgataaaatcTTCGAAAATATTTCGAATCTTTCtcggcatgtttgggttgatttcaaagcttttgaaattttgaaaattttcgatgtataTGTTGCATTCTAGTCGGACCGcgaataaatacatgttttgccacagattaaaatatatttattacggacaaacaaactaaaatgtacaaaatatatAATGCCGCCTGTGCGGCTGCGCGATACAATTACGTCGCGAGACAATAGACGAATGAAGCAGAGTCTAAAGCATCTACATGATGGCAGATCCAGCTGCGATCAGTGAGCCCAGATCTGCTGTTGTTTTCATGGTCCCAACATCTCCCCCTTTGAAGATGAAGGACGATCGAACCACAGGCCAGCTTTCCGTTAATGAAAACTGCCTTGGATACCACACTATTGATGTGGTTGATCTCCGGAGTCTGTACAGACAATGGCCGCGGGCAGTTGCTGAATGGTTAATCCCTAGCGCCGTCTGCTACAGTCCGGTTTTTGGATGACGAAGAACCCGTGACGTCCGTTGTCGCTGATGCTGCAGCCGAGATGCTTGATGGTGGTCCATCTCCAACGGAAGGCGTTCTTGTCGGTGGCTCTACTACTCCCTAGAGGCAGCAAACGGTTCCGGAATGCCTGGCCCGAAACAGGTTTTGACACTGCTTCCTTGGTGGCGCAATTCCGGCAGACCCGACTTGCCCGTTGATGATGGAGTGTAGAGATGGCGCAGGTGATTGCCGGTTGTGAAAACCGCGCTGATTCCTGACGGCCATTGTGGTTGCAGACTCCCCTTTGTTGCACATGATGAAGTGTGGCTGATATGCGCTGACCTCGGGAGTCGATGCTGAGCAGAACTTGGGTCACTTTCTGCTGCTGAGGTGCCCGCGTGCGAAGGTGAGATGCATCAGTGACGCGACCCGGAGCATGCATTGCCGACTGCAGGCGGTACTGTTTCTGGCAGCCAATCGTCCGGTTCCTTGATCTGCATGCCTTTTCCCCCTTCTGAATGAAGCACGCGCGGGGTGCCAAATTGATGCAAGTGGTGCAATCAATTTGCTCCTGACTCGTCGCCAAAGTTGCATTCTAGTCGGACCGcgaataaatacatgttttgccacagattaaaatatatttattacggacaaacaaactaaaatgtacaaaatatatAATGCCGCCTGTGCGGCTGCGCGATACAATTACGTCGCGAGACAATAGACGAATGAAGCAGAGTCTAAAGCATCTACATGATGGCAGATCCAGCTGCGATCAGTGAGCCCAGATCTGCTGTTGTTTTCATGGTCCCAACAGTATAtaatcgcaaaatgtttttttttcgttgaaatttttgttttcgtcaaatcttacattttgccttcctcactttactgaggaaaggctataaaatcactcgaaatatgaacttttcaattagacctcctagacctaccgtcatttatacatatcgactcagaatcacgagctgagcaaatgtctgtgtgtttggctgtatgtagacatgtgtaccgaatcaatgtcactggaatatctcgtcactggaTGAATCGATTTTGGCCGGAGAGGTTTCATTAGATCCGTCTTAGCTTCGCACATCTTCCTATTTGAAATCATAAAGATTTATCAAGTATTttgaaagttatgttaaaaatactgtttcatatatatttaaaatgatgcaaaaaagggtggttttttcatgaaaaattatatatttttagaaatgataTAAAAAGACCTTTCGGATGGATTAAAAGAAATTGGAATCTGACTTACCTTTCCAAAGTTacgagcacttaaaaaaacgaaTGGATTTGCATAAcctcacaaatttttttttcttattctgttttggttttcaaattcaaattcacagggtgatccaaaaaaataaatatgaaatgaCAGTCGATGAACGACGAATAGAGCTGTGCGGTATTATTCAACattagagatcctaaataggaagactggtcgaagtgaatttgactaGCGAGACCctacacagcaaattctgatgttcgttttcagttaatatttactgaaaattgcgctactgaaattttcagttagtttttcgctgaacttcagttaaaatttgtatgaagctgtcaaagtttgctgaaatttcagcaagttttcatttactgaaaatttcagtagtgcagatttcagtaaatttaactgaattcagtaatgaaAAATTGGTATGTAAacagggagactggtcgaagtgaatagGGTACTAaaaccctatgtcaatttttatgtacaacggtgaaaaacactattaaaaaccatttctgatcactttttttcaatttaatgcaaaaaaaatattcacaagacaacattttttcgatggatcaactatggtccccttggaacgagctgtcaagtaggagcttttctgtcaagaaggactgcgaggataatttttcaaaattgatttaaaaatccattttaaactctttgtggtcgtacaaagggtcattgtactcagaaaaataagctttatcactgtaaacaataatatcagcaatctaagcttcattttaggacccaattgtgtcCTTAAATTAAGCCGCGACCTCAAAggattttaaatggattttttaatcaatttaaaaaaaaaatcgcgacccttcttgacagaaaaggtcctacttgacagctcgttccaaggggactataattgatcaatcgaaaaaatgttgtcttgtcgatttattttttttgcattaaaatgaaaaaaaaagtgatcagtaaTGGATTTTAGTCGAGtatgggagcggccgtggctgactggttacggtgttcgctttgtaagcgaatggttctgggttcgattcccatctgctcccaacgaaaaagttaagaacatagaaatttgaaattatgaatatgaacgaaaaatcaaagtcgctcaaggtggggttcgatccctcgtcctttggattggtaagcaaaaatgctaaccactaggccatgacgacttggtgaacttggactggaattaggaatactgttacagagagcgagttgtggcgctataaccatggcaaatagtgtccagggcattcgtggaaatacaatgtcccatccccatcccagagggtcccggagtaccaaaccttcttagcatggtgctccaaCCGAATaaaaccaaatctcggagcgtatggtggtgtgtccccacgcttcttactccgtgctcaaactcaacccacttcaaacGAATCATGTATCTGCGATacgactttacgcagtaggcctggccgctttaacgcttgtgatgtttcaatgcatttcgatccaatggcgcactacaaatgttaatttgTAATCACTTCGAGTATATCGCATACGGCGTATCATACGCGCATAATATAATATCGCATGATATCAGCGTGAATATCTTACGCGCATAATATTCACGTAATACGCTTAGGCTGCGTACAGTATGGACTACAATATTGGCTTCATATTGGTGCAATATCAGAAGAGATTTGCCATttgtatccaaacgagcatttgcctttacgcccaacCAAACATGGCAGTGTTGTCAAGACAGTATTGATCCAGTGATAGCCcggtaaaaaaaacgttttttttttcaatttaaaaaaattacttagcGGTCACTTcgtggcccttcttgacagataaGGTACTActcgactatttttttttattcacagaCTAAATagagtcctaaagccctatgtaaatgttGATGTACAACGATTATAAACTcgctcaaaaaccatttctgatcactttttttatttcaatgcaaaaaagttgtcaagacaacattttttcgatgtaccaactatggttcccttggaaagagctgtcaagtaggaccttttttgtcaagaaggaccgctaggtttatttttcaaaataatttaaaaatccattttaaactcattgttgtcagaaaaacaagctttatcgctgtaaacaataatatcagcaatctaagcctAATTTTAAGACCCAATTGGTTAAGAACCGGTTGTTTTAATAACCGATTCCGTCAGactcgttggccgatgagtcgGCCGAAACCGCTCGACTTAATTATGGGAATTGTCTGGGGAAGCTTATACGTTGTCTGTGGTAACGAAAAGTACACTCAAAATCacaagtatccctcaaaagggtactttcaatcctcaaaaaggatactttctatccttttttaagTTCACCCGGCCTTACCCgtttaaaagggtatgtcaaaatcagaacattttcgatacccttttaaaagggcgaattcggattcgctaattcgaatgcATTTCCATTCAAAtcaacgaatccgctctgtactggTATTACGGTTCATCATTCACTTTGCCCGAATCCTACCAGAACGCCGCGACTGGGATGAAACAGAAAAACGTAGCAGGGCACAGTTCTATTGGTCGATCATCGTCTGtcattgaacatattttttttttgtattaccctgtgtttttcaaacaaaaataaacaaagtttagtttgtttacgtttggttTGTTACGCGTTTGGCCGGTGATCCGGTTCGAAAAAGTCCCAAGTACGGTTCGAAAAAGATGCCCAAGTACTCGTCCGGTGGCCGTGGGAAAGGCAAGGACGGATCGCGCCACGGCAAGGACAACGAAGTGATCAAAGAGTCTTCCGGGCGGAGGGATAAATCTTCCCGAAGTAACGAGCGCCGCCGGATGGTGGCCGAGTTCTACGCCAACGACGCACCCAAGCTGTGCGACCACGTCTCGCTGGATCGTAACAACCACCGGATGCGGCCGTGCACACCGCTGGAGAGCTACGTCAGCACTGGGAGTGATTTGGTATGTTCTTACAAAGTTGGGATTTTAATCCGGACTTAATTGGGGATTCTTCGCAGAAAATCAAGTTCCACACGATGACGGGAACTTCGCTGTTTCCGTCCAGCTTCGGCATCAAGTACGAGTTTGCCGATACGTTGCTCGGCGGTGAGCCGTACCTTGGGCAGAAGGGAGAGGATGTTCCGCTGCTCTGTTCAAGGGTGTTCCGGAAGCGTAAGGGAGAGTTTCAATTGCCACGGAATGTGTTCCTGCATGGGAGGGGTGGAACGAGTAACATAACCTGTTTGTACCGGTTTGAGGCATCCGTTGGGGAGAGGGTAAGGTGTTTGGACCTTGACCTTAAGATTCCGTTGGGTTGTTTCTGTGACAACACGACCAGTTCGTACAACTTCCCTCTAACGTTCGCCTTGAACTCACGCACGATGGAACTGACACGGTTGAACGTTTCGGATGTTCACAATGATGTCCGCGCTGACCCGGTTGATCTTCCACTTTTTGGGAGATCCACTGCTGGAGTACCAGCACGACGACAACCAGAAGATTGATCCGGTTAAGGAGTGGAAGCATAAGGTCAGCCAGAAGGAAGATGAGGAGGCCGGAG
Coding sequences:
- the LOC120415789 gene encoding 39S ribosomal protein L46, mitochondrial produces the protein MSFLASRVLFRSGSVLLSRQASSKGAAGAVAGKSKEKWDLLAGVLVERLPVVTKTMEPIEAKFKSILDQIEFENSLKSNHELRKETEKRQAELLKAGKIDLDSEALKQTAQDLEDAYNDELSKFKPAPRLTEADRKGDLCSLERKLEETLVLLAEQKLGGKSYYLLPQGQLGAGETSLRQTAERVLRETVGDSLQVTFYGNAPVGFYKYKYPATAKRDAVGAKVFFFRCVLKEGSPNVGEGSVKVQWLDQGELAKTLQEPYYRSVSQFLL
- the LOC120415790 gene encoding ragulator complex protein LAMTOR4 homolog; its protein translation is MLDLDGRPVPDQIGYLVMSEDGAVLASGGELENDERSANIISGLLSLTESVDPEVFKKRSCQKISIAYEEHSYTICMSNKRIYVVKRRNTPNGIDVDGGRAVLA
- the LOC120415797 gene encoding uncharacterized protein LOC120415797, which produces MPKYSSGGRGKGKDGSRHGKDNEVIKESSGRRDKSSRSNERRRMVAEFYANDAPKLCDHVSLDRNNHRMRPCTPLESYVSTGSDLKIKFHTMTGTSLFPSSFGIKYEFADTLLGGEPYLGQKGEDVPLLCSRVFRKRKGEFQLPRNVFLHGRGGTSNITCLYRFEASVGERVRCLDLDLKIPLGCFCDNTTSSYNFPLTFALNSRTMELTRLNVSDVHNDVRADPVDLPLFGRSTAGVPARRQPED